The Primulina tabacum isolate GXHZ01 chromosome 16, ASM2559414v2, whole genome shotgun sequence genome window below encodes:
- the LOC142529633 gene encoding uncharacterized protein LOC142529633: protein MASNDQINYKAGEAKGQAQEKIGHGVDAVKDNAEGAKDNTGNYFTTAKDKAFETAQAAMDKVTGAGQATWDKAGETTLAAKDKVTGAGQATWDKAGETTEAAKDKVTGAGQTTRDKACETTEAAKDKVTGAGQATRDKTSETTEATKNKVSGAGQATRDKASETTDYAKDKTSGAAHATRDRTSEAAESGKESAEAGKEKGGNIIQKTADALKNTFGMGGDQ from the exons ATGGCATCCAACGATCAGATCAACTACAAAGCCGGTGAAGCCAAGGGTCAGGCTCAG GAGAAGATTGGACATGGAGTCGACGCTGTGAAGGACAATGCCGAGGGAGCCAAAGATAACACTGGAAACTACTTCACCACCGCCAAAGACAAGGCTTTTGAGACCGCGCAAGCTGCCATGGACAAGGTGACCGGCGCAGGCCAAGCTACCTGGGACAAGGCCGGTGAAACTACGCTAGCCGCCAAGGACAAGGTGACCGGCGCAGGCCAAGCCACCTGGGACAAGGCCGGTGAAACTACGGAAGCCGCCAAGGACAAGGTGACCGGCGCAGGCCAAACCACCAGGGACAAGGCCTGTGAAACAACGGAAGCCGCCAAGGACAAGGTGACCGGCGCAGGCCAAGCCACCAGGGACAAGACAAGTGAAACTACAGAAGCCACCAAAAACAAGGTGAGCGGCGCAGGCCAAGCCACCAGGGACAAGGCTTCCGAGACCACAGATTACGCCAAGGATAAGACCAGCGGAGCAGCTCATGCCACCAGGGATCGAACGTCGGAAGCGGCTGAATCCGGCAAGGAATCAGCCGAAGCCGGAAAGGAGAAGGGCGGCAACATCATTCAGAAAACCGCGGATGCATTGAAGAATACTTTCGGCATGGGGGGCGACCAGTAA
- the LOC142529427 gene encoding uncharacterized protein LOC142529427, with translation MRMEESENILEYDRRLRKIANEAFSVGEAISNERLVSKVLRSLPERFNIKICAIDEAKDTSKMALEDLISSLRTFEMNLDMQKKDKGKTIALQASNDSYNELLQISQEVNDSDLCEDSISFITKKFGDYLKRIRDKKKNAQPSKFSSLPAPEKSQQYPAKQQFQPQNEVKGQYISKRYDSVQCRECKGFGHYANECANRLRKNKGYNVSLSDEESDAEEKSTDEESQTSLTALFTENCWLQVNPLGVALEADYEELTLESVQKLYEELFEDWTKRNKLNSSLMKENVELKAVVAKIEVILSKKDLELGKTKEELQKGKADTSPQPQSNSPIKSSSSKRQTAAPIAKKRKRSGNSRHMTGSRECLTNYVEQKGGKVTYGGGAKGKIVGNGTRSTDNCYQIGEELSCKHVQITELDLWHQKLGHANFKTLKNLSKYHAVRGMPNLSSGISYVCRDCQKGKQTRVSHPVLPTSGTTCCLELLHMNLMGPMEVESIGGKKYSFVCVDDFSRFSWDQLAKFDSKSDKCLFLGYATNSRAYRMFNLRTRNIMESINVVFDDCADLKRKTAEDDVEDLLDNPISLENADVATSGTTCDTEDTESEEPHCNDDTVDDGSCIPSKIQKNHPSSQIIGNMRGDVQTRKKEKIDYRKMAGLICMSSTYSQVRFSCFISNIEPKNVDEALKDEFWINAMHDELEQFVRNDVWDLVPPPDHEVYVRQPKGFEDPHHLDHVYKLKKALYGLKQAPRAWYGRLTEYLLEIGFKRGEVDKTLFIQKSKGTVELGLWYTHETNSNLVGFSDADWAGDLDDRKSTSGGCFYLGNNLISWHSRKQNCVSLSTAESEYVAAGNACTQLLWINQMIEDYGLKSESLVVHP, from the exons atgaggatggaagAATCTGAGAACATACTTGAGTATGATCGTCGCCTACGGAAAATTGCTAACGAGGCATTCAGTGTTGGAGAAGCTATCTCAAATGAGCGCCTAGTTAGCAAAGTCCTCCGTTCTCTGCCCGAaagattcaacataaaaatttgcgCAATAGATGAGGCTAAGGACACTTCTAAGATGGCATTGGAAGACCTTATCAGTTCATTACGTACTTTCGAGATGAACTTGGACATGCagaagaaggataaagggaagACAATTGCACTCCAAGCTTCAAATGACTCCTACAATGAACTCCTTCAAATATCTCAAGAAGTCAATGATTCTGATCTCTGCGAGGATTCTATCTCCTTTATCACAAAAAAATTTGGTGATTACTTGAAAAGAATccgagataaaaagaagaatgCACAACCATCTAAATTTTCTAGCCTGCCTGCACCTGAAAAGTCACAACAGTACCCTGCCAAGCAACAATTTCAGCCACAGAATGAAGTCAAGGGACAATACATTTCAAAAAGGTACGATTCGGTGCAGTGTAGAGAATGCAAGGGCTTTGGACACTATGCCAATGAATGTGCTAACCGACTGCGAAAAAACAAAGGCTACAATGTGTCTCTAAGCGATGAAGAATCCGATGCTGAGGAGAAATCCACTGATGAAGAAAGTCAAACCTCCTTGACTGCACTATTTACAGAAAATTGCTGGCTGCAGGtgaatcctttaggtgttgccctag AAGCTGATTATGAAGAACTCACTCTTGAGAGTGTGCAAAAGCTTTATGAAGAGCTGTTTGAAgattggaccaaaagaaacaagttgAACTCAAGTCTCATGAAGGAGAACGTTGAACTAAAAGCCGTAGTTGCCAAAATTGAAGTAATTTTGAGCAAAAAAGACTTGGAACTTGGTAAGACCaaagaagaacttcaaaag GGAAAAGCTGATACATCTCCACAACCACAATCCAATTCACCAATCAAAAGCTCTTCATCAAAAAGACAAACTGCTGCACCAATCGCTAAGAAAAGAAAACGCAG tggaaaCTCCCGTCACATGACTGGATCACGAGAATGTCTCACCAATTATGTTGAGCAAAAAGGTGGCAAAGTTACATATGGAGGGGGAGCTAagggaaaaattgttggaaatg gtacaaggtctaCGGATAATTGCTATCAAATAGGCGAGGAACTTTCGTGCAAACATGTGCAAATCACCGAACTCGACCTTTGGCATCAAAAACTCGGAcatgcaaatttcaaaaccttgaagaacTTGAGTAAGTACCATGCAGTTAGAGGTATGCCAAATCTTTCATCTGGAATATCATATGTGTGCAGAGATTGTCAAAAGGGAAAACAGACGCGTGTGTCGCACccagtgttgccaacatctgGGACAACATGCTGTCTGGAATTACTGCACATGAATCTTATGGGTCCCATGGAAGTAGAAAGCattggaggtaagaagtattcttttgtgtgtgttgatgatttctcgcgGTTTTCATG GGATCAACTTGCAAAGTTTGATTCAAAGAGCGACAAGTGTTTGTTTTTGGGCTATGCCACAAATAGTCGAGCTTATCGCATGTTTAATCTAAGAACTAGGaatattatggaatccattaatGTGGTGTTTGATGATTGTGCAGATCTCAAGAGGAAAACTGCTGAAGATGACGTTGAAGACCTTCTGGACAATCCAATCTCACTGGAAAatgcagatgttgcaacatctggcacaacatgtGACACTGAAGACACTGAATCTGAAGAACCGCATTGCAATGATGATACAGTAGATGATGGATCGTGTATTCCaagcaaaattcagaaaaaccatccatcatctcaaataattggaaACATGCGTGGAGATGTTCAAACTCGGAAGAAAGAAAAGATTGATTACCGAAAAATGGCTGGACTGATTTGCATGAGTTCTACATACTCACAGGTtagattttcatgttttatatcAAATATTGAGCCTAAAAATGTTGATGAAGCTTTGaaagatgagttttggattAATGCTATGCATGATGAGCTTGAGCAATTTGTTCGAAATGATGTGTGGGACTTGGTTCCACCTCCTGACCATG AAGTGTATGTTAGACAACCTAAGGGTTTTGAGGATCCACACCATTTGGATCATGTATACAAGTTGAAGAAGGCACTTTATGGCTTGAAGCAAGCACCACGTGCATGGTATGGGAGATTGACTGAATATCTACTCGAAattggcttcaaacgaggtgaggtagacaaaACTCTTTTTATTCAAAAGTCCAAAG GAACAGTTGAATTAGGATTATGGTATACACACGAAACCAACTCAAACCTGGTAGGATTTTCTGATGCTGATTGGGCTGGGGATTTAGATGATAGAAAAAGCACTTCTGGGGGGTGTTTCTATCTTGGCAATAATTTGATTTCTTGGCATAGTCGAAAACAGAACTGTGTTTCACTTTCCACTGCTGAATCAGAATATGTGGCAGCTGGAAATGCGTGCACCCAACTtttatggataaatcaaatgatAGAAGATTATGGGCTTAAAAGTGAATCCTTAGTCGT GCATccataa